A stretch of DNA from Leopardus geoffroyi isolate Oge1 chromosome B3, O.geoffroyi_Oge1_pat1.0, whole genome shotgun sequence:
ttatttactaatctcagaatgtGTGGAGGTACAGGGAGCTTTAGGAGAtatctccaagaacaaaagaaatggtgggcaccaacccccacccccgacccagTGTCCAGCCTAGATACACTGATAACTGCAGGAATCAGCACTAACAGGGTCCACCAAGCTCGCTAACCATGCCCCAAACCTCTATTCCTGCAAACCCACCCCTTTCAACCCTCTCTCACGATTGTTCTCCAAAGCAGTTCTAGGTCACTTCTCACAGCACATCAGCACAACCCTTGCTAATACCTCACAGCCCTGACAGGGGCCAGCAACACTAGAAAGTAACTCCTGCCCTAGGGAAAatggaagataaccacacacaccagctcCACTGAATCCCCCCACCAGTCTGACTGCCTGCCTGCCCACCAACAAAACCCTCTCAGGGAGAGATCTTTCCAGTTATGTGTGACTGAAGCTGTGGCAAAAGCCTTGTCAGACCCAACTCACCCAAGGTGGCCCCAACTAGcccattaacaacacaggaaacaaacacTACCTACAatggcaaagagagccattgcaggTGACTAGAATGAAGGCAAATTTGGCTCAACCACAACACTAGGATATATACACCATACACAGAAGACACCCATGAAGTGCCGGGTTCTGATGAAAAGGGGACTAGTATAGGACCTCTTCTTTATAAGGCACCTACTTGCAAGAACATAGCTGACTtttctaatacatagaaacagacacaaagagttgacaaaatgagacaaaagaatatgtcccaaatcaaagaacacaaaagaaaaactacagccaaagagctaaatgaaattgATAATTGTTGGAGGACAAGAAGCCAGAGGCCCCGTAAGAATGTCCTGAAGGAAAGGGATGGAGGAGCAAGAAACTGAAAGCAGTTTCATTCCCAGGACATAAGGCTGCCAGGACTGTTTGTTCTCTCCAGGACACCATACCGGCACCAGGCCTCGGGATAAGAATGTTTTATCTGGCACCAGATGTACGCATGACCCAGTATGGAACACCCTGCAGGTGCACGACCTGTCAAGATGCTACATACTATGTTGTATGTGCTTGCTGTCATCAGacaaattgcaaaaataaaagaggcttgaGCCAGGGGACCGATGCTTCAGCTCCTGGAGAGTCGTAGCCCCCTGCTTTGCAATTCTCTCCTCACAGCACATTTAGGACCTCTCTCTCTACAGAGGCACCCGAACAGGGACCTGGAGGTGGACTTGTGCAGTACCACTGAAGAAGTGCCGAGGGAACCGAAGGGAGCTTTGGAGCCAGGAAGCTCATCCTTCAGGATTTCTGCAGGGTAAATATGGGGAATGCCACCTCATCTAGTTATGACTCAGATATTCAGCTCCTGCGGACTTTATTAAAGAGCTCAGGGGTAAAAGTGAAATGTCCTACATTTGAGGATTTGTTTTacttagtaaaaacaaaaacattgttaTTGGTTTATACCCTCCGCAAAAATGCTTTGAATCAGAAACAATGGTATTTGGTTTTAAGTGTTTTGCACCGGCTCATCAACAAAGAGAAGCAAGCCATCCCTCTCTCTGTATGGTCTGTATGTAATTTAATTTCCCTGGCTTTGTAACCCTTGCAGTCAGAATGGGGGAAGAAGGGGGGCATTGGGCCTCGAAACCCCTCACTGGCTTGTGGATAATGAGGACTGGGAGCCGAATCCCTAGCCCCACCACCTGAGGGACAGAAACCTACCGGATCTGGGTTAATGGCCCAGAGATAGTCTCAGCTCAAGCTTCAgcacccctgcctcctgcacTGCCCCAGAGCCCTGAGCCGGTCAATCTTTTTAGGAAAAAACTAAATGTTCCACTTATTGAAGCCCAGTTCTTGGTGCCTCCTCTTAGAGCATCACAGTTCCTGTTTCTCCCATGATACAGATGCTTCAACAAGCTAAGGTCATGGGGACACCGAATTAATGGCTAGTATACCTGCAGTTTATCCTGTCAACATTCCCCAAATTCCTCCTAATCAGCAATATCCTCAGGAGGGCAATGATTTGATCATGTTCCTTTGAGTTTTAAGGTAACTAAGGATTTGAAACTGGCTTGCACAAAATAAGGTGTTAATTCCACCTATACTCTAGGATTGTTGTCTGGTTTAGCCAATTCAGAATGACTCATTCCGTGGGACTGGGAGGTCCTAGGTCGCACTGTGCTAAGCGCTTCTGAATTTTTGCAGTTTAGAACTTGGTGGATGATACAGAGACAGATACAGGCCTGGTGTGATGCCGCTGCAAATGCTCCTGTGCCCATTACCAGAGAACAACCTACCGGGCCGGACAAGGATTTGGCATACAGGTTCAGCTGCAGTATGATGATCAGGCAGTGACACAAGTTAGATTGTGCTGCCTTAATGTCTGGGAGAAAACAGCTACCCCCGGACAGGCTACACCCTCTTTTGTTCAAGTTAAACGGAGTCCCAATGAGCCCTACATCCCTGGACTAAAGGATGTTATTATAAAAACCATTTCTCAGGTGGGCTTACCTGATCTCCTTTTACAGCTGCTGGCTTTTGATAATGCTAATAAGGAATGCCAACAAGCTTTAAGCCCAGTGAAGGCTCTAGGAGTGATTTAACTGATTATTTAAAGGCCTCCTGTCAAGATATAGGCTCAGaggtctataaaatggggctaatggCAGCGGCTGTTCAAGGCACTGGGCCTTACAAACAGTCCAAGTGTTTTCACTGTGGCAAATCGGGACATCATAAAAGGGATTGTCGATAGCCACAGCCAAGTCTTAACAATTCCCTGTGATCCTCGGCTGCCCAAAGGAAATACTAAACCTCCTGGGTTATGCCCCCAATGCAATAAAGGCTATCATTTTGCAAATCAATGTAGATCTAAATTCCATAAGAATGGAGCACCCCTGCAGTTTAGGTCGGAAATGGGATTATGCCCCCACCCTCAGGGGCCCAAATGTAAACAATATGGGGAATCACATTTCATGTTGTTATCCTGTGAGTGATAAGACTTATGCAAATCTGTCCATAACCTCCTCCATGCCACAGGAGGGATCTCTACATTAGATATCCCTGCCCCAGATTTTCTGGTCCTCGAAACCTCCATGGGAATTTATAAGATTACAACTGGGATTTATGGCCCTCTTCCTTCAGGGTCCATTGGCCTTTTTATTGGATAAAGTAGTCTTATGTCCAAGGGAGCTCATGTCCACTTAGGAATCATAGATGCCGATTTTAAGGATGAAATTTCAGTAATGATTAGTACTTCTGTTCCTTATTGTATCATGACAGGAGATCACATTGCTCAACCATTGTTGTTGCCTTACATTGCTTTAAATTCCACAATGATAGAATGGCAGGGAGGGTTTGTATCTACCCACAAACAGTTATTTTGGCAAACATTTCTAAAGGACAGAAAACCTGAGATGACCTTACAAATTAACGGAAAATCATTTACTGCCCTGGTAGACTCAGGAGCTGATGTAACcatcatttcttctaagttttggcCTAAGAGTTGGCCACTTTCACCTGTATCTTCAGTCTTTACCAGTGCAGGAAAAGCTACTGACATCCAACAAAGCATTGAAATTTTTCTATGTAAAGGGCCTGAAGGCCAGGCTGCTACTATCCAGCCTTATGTTACTGATATAGCCATTAATCTGTGGGAAAGAGACCTATTAAGTCAATGGGGAGCATATATGAATTTTCCTTATGTTTCTCCTGCTGCAACCAATACCATGTCCAAAATGAATTATAACCCATTAAAAGGGCTTGGACAAGAAAATGGGCATATGGAGCCAATTACTGCTGAAATGCGGCCTCCTTATAAGGGACTGGGATATCCTGTACAGAATTGAAATTTAGTGTAAGGGCCACTGTTCCTGAACAATGTTATGCCTTACCATTAAAATGGTTAACAACCGCCCCGGTGTGGGTGGAACAGTGGCCCCTTCCGAAAGAGAAATTAGAGGCTTTAGAACAATTAGTGCAAGAACAATCGGATGCAGGTCATATAGAAATGTCCACTAGTCCATGGAATTCTCCTGTGtttgtgataaagaaaaaatctgggaaaTGGAGAATGTTAACTGACTTAATAAAGGTAAAAGAGGTTGTACAACCTATGGGACCTTTGCAACCTGGGCTCCCATCCCCTACTATGATTCCCCAGAACTGGTCATTAATTATAGTAgatttgaaagattattttttcacAATTCTACTACAGCCAGATGATAGAGAAAAATGTGCCTTTTCTGCACCTTCATACAGTCATATGGCTCCTGTGCAACACTATCAATGGAAAGTGCTTCTGCAAGGTATGCTTAATAGCCCTACTGTGTCTCAGCATTTTCTTAATCAGCTTTCACAATTACATATTCAGTTCCTGCAAGTGTTGACTATTACATGGACGATATTCTTTTTGCCACAGAAACGCCTACACAGGTAGATCTTTATCAAACGACTAGATTATTG
This window harbors:
- the LOC123583721 gene encoding endogenous retrovirus group K member 10 Pro protein-like; this translates as MTLQINGKSFTALVDSGADVTIISSKFWPKSWPLSPVSSVFTSAGKATDIQQSIEIFLCKGPEGQAATIQPYVTDIAINLWERDLLSQWGAYMNFPYVSPAATNTMSKMNYNPLKGLGQENGHMEPITAEMRPPYKGLGYPVQN